A genomic region of Methanofollis fontis contains the following coding sequences:
- a CDS encoding 2-oxoacid:acceptor oxidoreductase family protein, with the protein MRHEVRFSGFGGQGIILSAVILGRAAAIHDGKYAVQTQVYGPEARGGASMSAVIIDDEPILYPEVTHPDIYVIMSQEGFLKYGAGAPEDAVMLLDSELVQDRPGCTFYPIPATYEAKNTLKKVIVANIVMLGALIATTGIVSEEAIERAVLDSVPKGTEDLNIRALNLGFDLGKRSKENETA; encoded by the coding sequence ATGAGGCATGAAGTCAGGTTCTCCGGTTTCGGCGGGCAGGGAATCATCCTCTCGGCGGTGATCCTGGGACGGGCGGCCGCCATCCACGACGGCAAATATGCCGTCCAGACCCAGGTCTATGGTCCGGAGGCGCGGGGCGGCGCCTCGATGAGCGCCGTGATCATCGATGACGAACCCATCCTCTACCCGGAGGTGACGCACCCGGACATCTATGTGATCATGTCGCAGGAGGGCTTCCTGAAGTACGGTGCCGGCGCACCCGAGGACGCCGTCATGCTCCTGGACTCTGAACTCGTCCAGGACCGACCCGGGTGCACCTTTTACCCCATACCGGCGACCTATGAGGCGAAAAACACCCTGAAAAAGGTGATCGTCGCAAATATCGTGATGCTCGGGGCGCTCATCGCCACGACGGGCATCGTCTCGGAGGAGGCGATCGAGCGGGCCGTGCTCGACTCGGTCCCGAAGGGCACCGAGGACCTCAATATCAGGGCGCTGAACCTCGGGTTCGATCTCGGAAAAAGGAGCAAAGAGAATGAAACTGCTTGA
- a CDS encoding succinate--CoA ligase subunit beta produces MKLLEYEAKQIFSEEGIRVPRGVLVGRDDSLPPVTDTIGDSVVVKAQVDVGGRGKAGGVLMADAGTLGETARNLLSAEIKGVPVLKVLIEERLPIEHEYYVSITIDRSKKETVILFADTGGVDIEETARTNPDAIRSVGICPLLPDIPGFLQRELCGSAPAEVRDAVNRLYHVFCAKDALLAEINPLVTTPQGVYAADAKLIIDDNSLARQGITVNRDLTEREKEAEKHGFSYVELDGTIGVIGNGAGLTMATLDLIDHFRGRAANFLDVGGGADQERVCHAVRLVAGMPAVEVVIVNLLGGITRCDEVARGIIAADIPQPVIVRMAGTNEEEGKRLLAERGYRMLGSMDEAVRAAVEATE; encoded by the coding sequence ATGAAACTGCTTGAATACGAAGCAAAACAGATTTTTTCAGAGGAAGGGATCAGGGTGCCCCGAGGCGTCCTGGTCGGCAGGGACGATTCCCTCCCCCCAGTGACCGATACAATTGGCGATTCGGTCGTCGTCAAGGCGCAGGTGGACGTCGGCGGCCGCGGCAAGGCCGGCGGGGTGCTGATGGCCGATGCCGGCACCCTCGGGGAGACCGCACGAAACCTGCTTTCGGCCGAGATCAAGGGCGTCCCGGTCTTAAAGGTGCTCATCGAGGAGCGCCTCCCCATCGAGCATGAATATTACGTGAGCATCACCATCGACCGCTCGAAGAAGGAGACGGTCATCCTCTTCGCCGATACCGGCGGCGTGGACATCGAGGAGACGGCCCGCACGAACCCGGATGCAATCCGCTCGGTGGGTATCTGCCCCCTCCTCCCCGATATCCCCGGATTCCTGCAACGTGAACTCTGCGGGAGTGCTCCAGCGGAGGTGCGCGATGCGGTCAACCGCCTTTATCATGTATTCTGCGCAAAAGACGCTCTCCTGGCCGAGATCAACCCCCTGGTCACCACCCCGCAGGGCGTGTATGCCGCCGATGCGAAGCTGATCATCGACGACAACAGCCTTGCACGGCAGGGGATCACGGTCAACCGCGACCTGACCGAGCGGGAGAAGGAGGCAGAAAAACACGGCTTCTCCTATGTGGAGCTCGACGGCACCATCGGCGTCATCGGGAACGGCGCCGGTCTGACGATGGCAACGCTCGACCTCATCGACCACTTCAGGGGGCGGGCGGCGAACTTCCTGGACGTGGGCGGCGGGGCCGATCAGGAGCGGGTCTGCCATGCCGTCCGCCTTGTGGCCGGAATGCCGGCGGTGGAAGTGGTGATCGTCAACCTGCTCGGCGGCATCACCCGCTGCGACGAAGTGGCGCGGGGGATCATCGCCGCCGATATCCCGCAACCGGTGATCGTGCGCATGGCGGGCACGAACGAGGAGGAGGGCAAACGCCTGCTCGCTGAGCGCGGCTACCGGATGCTCGGGAGCATGGATGAGGCCGTCAGGGCTGCGGTGGAGGCGACAGAATGA
- a CDS encoding helix-turn-helix transcriptional regulator, giving the protein MASNNTVREYGTPHLRLFKRCHPGIQSFFRSTLGIKILLLLRDGPLSPHRLCTAAGNTMPAVVSKLNIFVNEGLIERCQDQYALSNAARIITPHLIDVIAAVRSEENHVPGTGRETLEKKSSQHLIDRFIENQKAIRTVFRSGIVAGILLELNEGQKNRPRLHRVSGCTSNALTPRIRWLERMGWVTERRHTYRLTQTGSGVAATMEEFVVTFATATRHGDFWNTHSLERFPGFALHTIGDLVEAEIISDEPTSFFLNYERYLDLLADADYIHGFTSMANPGFADAIGARVMAGVPVEIVVSPDLAYHLHQEPYQEKVASLYRFRNLQFRVTELPLPMGLTVTERCLSSKLFLRDEMVFDTQNGLVCSSPEAHAWGERLFEYYKRHSIPMQEYILSKAFEHENSELKAPDTPEDGGEVPEAHTPLPAE; this is encoded by the coding sequence ATGGCTTCAAATAACACCGTTCGAGAATACGGGACACCACACCTCAGGCTCTTCAAAAGATGCCATCCAGGCATTCAATCATTTTTCCGCTCCACCCTCGGCATAAAAATTCTGCTCCTCCTCAGGGACGGTCCACTGAGTCCGCACCGCCTCTGCACCGCAGCAGGCAACACCATGCCGGCCGTCGTCTCGAAACTCAATATATTCGTGAACGAAGGGCTGATCGAGAGGTGTCAGGATCAGTATGCCCTGAGCAATGCCGCAAGGATCATCACCCCCCATCTGATCGATGTGATCGCAGCGGTCCGATCTGAGGAGAACCATGTCCCGGGAACGGGACGTGAGACCCTTGAAAAAAAATCCTCTCAGCACCTGATTGATCGATTCATAGAAAATCAGAAGGCAATCCGGACAGTATTTCGGTCAGGTATCGTTGCCGGCATCCTGCTCGAACTGAACGAAGGGCAGAAAAACCGTCCTCGACTCCACAGGGTCTCCGGGTGTACATCAAACGCCCTCACCCCCCGTATCAGGTGGCTGGAGCGCATGGGGTGGGTGACCGAGAGGCGGCACACGTACAGGTTGACGCAGACGGGGAGCGGCGTGGCGGCGACGATGGAGGAGTTCGTCGTCACCTTTGCGACGGCAACCCGCCACGGGGATTTCTGGAATACCCACTCCCTTGAGCGATTCCCCGGATTTGCCCTGCATACGATCGGGGACCTCGTTGAGGCCGAGATCATCTCCGATGAACCGACATCCTTTTTCCTGAACTATGAGCGTTATCTGGACCTGCTCGCAGATGCAGACTATATCCATGGATTTACAAGCATGGCAAACCCCGGTTTCGCCGATGCCATCGGGGCGAGGGTGATGGCAGGGGTGCCGGTGGAGATCGTCGTATCCCCTGACCTCGCGTACCACCTCCACCAGGAACCGTACCAGGAGAAAGTCGCCTCCCTTTACCGGTTCAGGAACCTGCAGTTCCGTGTCACTGAACTCCCCCTCCCGATGGGCCTGACGGTCACGGAGCGGTGCTTATCTTCAAAACTCTTTTTACGGGATGAGATGGTGTTCGACACACAGAACGGTCTGGTGTGTTCGTCGCCGGAGGCACATGCATGGGGAGAACGGTTGTTTGAGTATTATAAACGGCATTCCATACCCATGCAGGAATATATCCTCTCAAAGGCATTTGAACACGAAAATTCTGAATTAAAGGCGCCAGATACGCCTGAAGACGGAGGGGAGGTGCCGGAAGCGCACACCCCTCTCCCGGCAGAGTGA
- the sucD gene encoding succinate--CoA ligase subunit alpha translates to MIYGDKNTGVIVQGATGRQGSFHINLMNEYARSVGGRGVVAGVTPGRGGQEVQGVPVYNTVKEALAEHDASASVLFVPARAAGDSIMEAASAGLELVVAITEHIPVHDAMRAIAYAHYCGCAVIGPNCPGLLSPGEQKLGIMPAHLASRGRVGVISRSGTLTYEVVDELTRAGIGQSTVVGIGGDPVIGQTFSDVLARFEEDPETDAVVVIGEVGGNLEEEGVRSTDLPLVAYIAGVTAPPNKRMGHAGAIIEGGEGDAGSKIRRLKDLGVPVASRPSEIPEFVRELL, encoded by the coding sequence ATGATCTACGGCGATAAAAACACCGGCGTCATCGTGCAGGGGGCGACCGGCAGGCAGGGTTCGTTCCACATCAACCTGATGAACGAGTACGCACGGAGCGTCGGGGGCCGCGGCGTGGTGGCCGGCGTCACACCGGGGCGGGGCGGACAGGAGGTGCAGGGCGTGCCGGTCTACAACACCGTGAAGGAGGCGCTGGCCGAGCACGACGCCTCGGCAAGCGTGCTCTTTGTCCCGGCCCGGGCGGCAGGCGACTCGATCATGGAGGCGGCCAGCGCCGGTCTTGAGCTGGTGGTGGCCATCACCGAGCATATCCCGGTGCACGACGCCATGCGGGCGATCGCCTATGCCCACTACTGCGGGTGTGCGGTGATCGGCCCGAACTGCCCGGGCCTCCTCTCTCCCGGCGAGCAGAAGCTCGGGATCATGCCGGCACACCTGGCGAGCCGCGGCAGGGTCGGTGTGATCTCCAGGAGCGGCACCCTCACCTATGAGGTCGTCGACGAACTGACGCGGGCCGGGATCGGGCAGTCGACGGTCGTCGGGATCGGCGGCGACCCGGTGATCGGTCAGACCTTTTCCGATGTGCTCGCCCGCTTCGAGGAGGACCCGGAAACCGATGCGGTGGTCGTCATCGGCGAGGTCGGCGGAAACCTGGAGGAGGAGGGCGTGCGTTCGACCGACCTCCCCCTCGTCGCCTATATCGCCGGGGTGACGGCGCCCCCGAACAAGCGGATGGGGCATGCGGGCGCCATCATCGAGGGCGGGGAGGGCGACGCCGGGTCGAAGATCCGGCGCCTGAAAGACCTGGGGGTCCCGGTCGCCTCGCGGCCGTCCGAGATCCCGGAATTTGTCCGTGAGCTGCTATGA
- a CDS encoding DNA integrity scanning protein DisA nucleotide-binding domain protein yields MNDEVLMGAAVEIADEVGAKAIVSFTRPCTCQAKVPLIWVQDLQLDILKDLSMSEIVSTCEHHMLDAAIQIYLSHRFEEGVVVAVFPYAILVYDLEKAKNFVDVRDYEDLVPRDVMYAVLKLAMEIAVEGREGRKIGTAFVIGDAGQIDRHSHQAILNPYLGHDRAFRDIKNHENWESVKEFAQLDGVFVVDRQGMICAAGRYLDVSAKDLQLPGGLGGRHLATAAITHLVPAVGVTISESGGLVRVFRDGACTITIRSDIRITG; encoded by the coding sequence ATGAATGACGAAGTCCTGATGGGTGCGGCGGTGGAGATCGCCGATGAGGTGGGGGCGAAGGCAATCGTCTCCTTCACCCGCCCATGCACCTGCCAGGCGAAGGTGCCCCTGATCTGGGTGCAGGACCTCCAGCTCGATATCCTCAAGGACCTCTCGATGTCGGAGATCGTCTCGACCTGCGAGCACCATATGCTCGACGCCGCCATCCAGATCTATCTCTCACACCGCTTCGAGGAGGGGGTCGTCGTCGCTGTCTTCCCCTATGCGATCCTGGTCTATGACCTGGAGAAGGCGAAGAACTTCGTGGACGTCCGGGACTACGAGGACCTGGTGCCGCGGGACGTGATGTATGCCGTGCTCAAACTGGCGATGGAGATCGCCGTCGAGGGGCGTGAGGGAAGGAAGATCGGCACCGCCTTTGTCATCGGCGATGCGGGCCAGATCGACCGCCACTCCCACCAGGCGATCCTCAACCCCTATCTCGGGCACGACCGGGCGTTCCGCGACATCAAGAACCACGAGAACTGGGAGAGCGTCAAGGAGTTCGCCCAGCTCGACGGCGTCTTCGTCGTCGACCGCCAGGGGATGATCTGTGCGGCCGGACGATACCTGGACGTGAGCGCGAAAGACCTGCAGCTCCCGGGCGGACTGGGCGGTCGCCACCTGGCCACGGCGGCGATCACCCACCTGGTGCCGGCGGTGGGGGTGACCATCTCAGAGAGCGGCGGGCTGGTGCGGGTGTTCCGTGACGGGGCGTGCACGATCACGATCCGGTCTGATATCAGGATCACCGGATAA
- a CDS encoding PKD domain-containing protein codes for MSLPYRRSLLFLLVLSLLATGVVAAVEPTITLDAADATLDVGESTTVAVVVDALPTGLSGYNITVTLTDPSVAEIVGVSYPSWAIMPVNGSLPADAVYAQAVDLMGSVGSGATNLTLCTLTLRGDAPGTTNLTITATKIDDDVAGRYAPTAVPTAITVGNIPTPTPTPIPGTGLSFSPVDATIVPGEMAYYAVVMDTAPAGLSGFNISVTLTDPSIGEIVGVSYPPWAILPVNSTLPADVAYAQAVDLMDSVGSGATNLTLCTLTLRGDACGATNLSITATKIDDDLAGRYSPETTDARLCVEDLPTIEANFTANITAGTAPLTVQFTDTSTGNPTNWLWTFGDGNTSTEQHPTHTYTAAGTYTVNLTVSTAGNSDTCSQQHLITVLNPMHITLGHAKAAKGEVTTANLTISNATAIGAVGLNLTYDPAVVTVDSVSSTLDNFGSNIDNENGITRISFVDVYGLSGDIHVCTVVLNATGEPGGTSPLEISVKNLENTAGTDLAFAAVPVPGTFEVLYPVTADPSRYYLNGLYKGIRSGNTIYLGEEGLNLTALGDVRQLVHISTPSVGLDVPEPSSFDAVYDGNFVPGRYYAWGADAPISGEPWVEIREPAVELGIVLNGTTNSVNTTSVTRTADLAIRLENNLDGLYTSPAAAVLTIEVTTPAGEKVATFGGLDLREIPVNTSTIDLTGIDLNGTAAGTYTLRPVWPSSSDFAGKGYDSNTVTVEILDRPLTLEASTGSVVRSHPFSVTVSGDNARQYILSVADAGLSIEDDYPLIAAGQTGVQSGDDVPLPEGAANFSRTRAYVTTDSGGNRTVQFETSTLTADQTFTIRVVDGENGQNAAEVQVQVEKGEVSITAPGDAEIGDEITLSGVNTDSVMTYLFLTGPGLPASGVNLVNLSAAVESDDPSTFTIVAVKIDETWDYCWDTASVLGGALQEGTYTLYAAPQPKALADLDGVPYAQAAIRFTAPVLPGNVSFVADQTSGVAPLTVQFTDTSDGAPTSWEWSFGDGAASTAQHPIHTYTAAGNYTVSLSVNGGADTCTHTAYITVTPVLYGDANGDETVNQADTLRVLRQVVGLAVKPTAGSDAFTRTDVHANGVIEVGDALFIAQYNVGLRDAWFSLIE; via the coding sequence ATGTCACTGCCATACCGACGATCCCTTCTCTTTCTCCTGGTCCTATCACTGCTGGCAACGGGCGTCGTTGCCGCGGTTGAGCCCACCATCACCCTCGACGCCGCTGACGCCACCCTGGATGTGGGTGAGTCCACCACCGTGGCAGTGGTGGTGGACGCTCTCCCGACCGGACTCTCCGGGTATAACATCACCGTCACCCTGACAGACCCGTCTGTCGCCGAAATTGTCGGGGTATCCTATCCCTCATGGGCGATCATGCCGGTAAACGGCAGTCTCCCGGCCGACGCGGTGTATGCCCAGGCGGTCGACCTCATGGGTTCGGTGGGCAGCGGTGCCACGAACCTCACCCTCTGCACCCTGACCCTCCGCGGTGATGCCCCCGGCACCACGAACCTGACGATCACCGCCACCAAGATCGACGACGATGTTGCCGGGCGTTACGCACCGACCGCTGTCCCCACCGCCATCACGGTCGGGAATATTCCGACCCCAACACCAACCCCGATCCCTGGAACAGGGCTCTCGTTCAGCCCTGTTGATGCGACGATCGTTCCCGGTGAGATGGCCTATTACGCCGTTGTAATGGATACCGCTCCGGCCGGACTCTCCGGGTTCAATATCAGCGTCACCCTGACAGATCCTTCCATCGGTGAAATCGTCGGGGTCTCCTATCCCCCATGGGCGATCCTGCCGGTGAACAGCACTCTCCCCGCCGACGTGGCGTATGCCCAGGCAGTTGACCTCATGGATTCGGTGGGCAGCGGTGCCACGAACCTCACCCTCTGCACCCTGACCCTCCGCGGTGACGCCTGCGGCGCCACGAACCTGAGCATCACCGCCACCAAGATCGACGACGATCTCGCCGGCAGATATTCCCCGGAGACCACAGACGCCCGTCTCTGCGTGGAGGACCTCCCGACAATTGAGGCGAATTTCACCGCCAACATCACCGCCGGCACCGCCCCCCTGACGGTGCAGTTCACCGATACCTCGACTGGAAACCCAACAAACTGGTTATGGACCTTCGGCGACGGGAACACCTCGACCGAGCAGCACCCGACCCACACCTACACGGCGGCGGGCACCTACACTGTGAACCTTACAGTGAGCACTGCCGGCAATTCTGACACCTGCTCGCAGCAGCACCTGATCACCGTCCTCAACCCAATGCACATCACTCTCGGGCATGCAAAGGCGGCGAAGGGCGAGGTCACGACCGCAAACCTGACCATCAGCAACGCCACCGCCATCGGTGCGGTGGGCCTCAACCTCACCTATGATCCCGCCGTGGTCACGGTGGATTCGGTCAGTTCGACATTGGACAACTTCGGATCAAATATCGACAATGAGAACGGCATCACCCGCATCAGCTTCGTAGATGTCTATGGTCTGAGCGGCGATATCCATGTCTGCACCGTCGTGCTCAATGCCACCGGCGAACCGGGCGGCACCAGTCCGCTGGAGATCAGTGTCAAAAACCTGGAAAACACCGCCGGCACCGACCTTGCTTTTGCCGCCGTCCCGGTGCCGGGCACATTCGAGGTGCTCTATCCAGTTACCGCCGACCCCTCCCGCTATTACCTCAACGGCCTCTACAAGGGCATCCGGAGCGGGAACACCATCTACCTCGGGGAAGAGGGGCTGAACCTGACGGCCCTCGGCGACGTTCGGCAACTGGTGCACATCAGCACCCCATCGGTCGGCCTCGACGTCCCCGAACCCTCCTCCTTCGATGCCGTCTATGACGGCAATTTCGTACCGGGACGCTACTACGCATGGGGCGCCGACGCCCCGATCAGCGGTGAGCCCTGGGTAGAGATCCGTGAACCGGCGGTCGAACTCGGCATCGTCCTGAACGGCACGACCAATTCTGTCAACACCACCTCTGTCACCCGCACCGCCGATCTCGCCATCAGGCTGGAGAACAACCTGGACGGACTCTACACCTCCCCGGCCGCGGCCGTCCTCACGATCGAGGTCACAACTCCCGCAGGTGAGAAGGTCGCCACCTTCGGCGGGCTGGACCTGAGAGAGATCCCGGTCAACACCTCCACAATCGACCTCACCGGGATCGACCTGAACGGCACCGCTGCCGGCACCTACACCCTGCGCCCCGTCTGGCCATCGTCGAGTGATTTCGCAGGGAAGGGCTATGATTCGAACACCGTCACCGTCGAGATCCTCGACCGCCCGCTCACACTCGAAGCGAGCACCGGGAGCGTGGTCAGGAGCCATCCCTTCAGTGTTACCGTCAGCGGCGACAACGCCAGGCAGTACATCCTCTCGGTCGCCGACGCCGGTCTTTCCATCGAGGACGACTACCCGCTGATCGCCGCCGGGCAGACCGGCGTCCAGAGCGGCGACGATGTCCCCCTCCCCGAGGGAGCGGCGAATTTCAGCCGCACCAGGGCCTATGTGACCACCGACAGCGGCGGCAACCGCACGGTGCAGTTCGAGACCTCGACACTGACGGCGGATCAGACGTTCACCATCCGGGTCGTTGACGGTGAGAACGGTCAGAACGCCGCTGAGGTGCAGGTGCAGGTCGAGAAGGGGGAGGTCAGCATCACAGCGCCGGGCGACGCAGAGATCGGTGACGAAATCACGCTCTCGGGCGTGAACACCGACAGTGTGATGACCTATCTCTTCCTCACCGGGCCGGGGCTGCCGGCGTCCGGGGTCAACCTCGTGAACCTCTCGGCAGCGGTAGAGAGCGACGATCCGTCGACCTTCACCATTGTCGCCGTAAAGATCGACGAGACCTGGGACTACTGCTGGGACACCGCCTCCGTGTTGGGAGGGGCGCTCCAGGAGGGCACCTATACCCTCTACGCCGCCCCGCAGCCGAAGGCGCTCGCAGACCTCGACGGCGTCCCGTATGCACAGGCGGCGATCCGGTTCACTGCCCCCGTCCTGCCGGGCAACGTCTCATTTGTCGCCGATCAGACCTCGGGTGTTGCACCCCTGACGGTGCAGTTCACCGACACCTCAGACGGCGCCCCGACCTCATGGGAATGGTCCTTCGGGGACGGCGCCGCCTCCACCGCACAACACCCCATCCACACCTACACCGCCGCCGGCAATTACACCGTCTCCCTCTCGGTGAACGGGGGCGCGGACACCTGCACACACACCGCATACATCACCGTCACGCCGGTGCTCTATGGCGACGCAAACGGTGACGAAACGGTGAACCAGGCCGACACCCTGCGGGTTCTGCGGCAGGTGGTCGGCCTCGCCGTGAAGCCTACGGCAGGATCAGACGCATTTACCAGGACCGACGTCCACGCAAACGGCGTGATCGAGGTGGGCGACGCCCTGTTCATCGCCCAATATAATGTGGGGCTGCGAGATGCCTGGTTTTCGTTGATAGAATAA
- a CDS encoding thiamine pyrophosphate-dependent enzyme, with amino-acid sequence MSGNPGSFQDWFRQDRLPHIYCTGCGNGTVINCTLKAVDSMGWTPEDTVFISGIGCSSRAPGYIVTDSLHTTHGRAIPFATGVKLSRPDLHVVVFTGDGDLAAIGGNHFIHACRRNIDLTVVCMNNYIYGMTGGQGSPCTPLGSVSTTTPYGCSEPPFDLSELAVAAGANHVARWTSYHVRELTRAVQDGLETPGFSLIEAVVQCPTGYGRKNKLREAQAMVDWMRDHAVLIKKWRRMEEEGTPLPPDRFPVGEFVRRSRPAMGVPK; translated from the coding sequence GTGAGCGGAAATCCCGGAAGTTTCCAGGACTGGTTCAGGCAGGACCGCCTGCCGCATATCTACTGCACGGGGTGCGGGAACGGCACGGTGATCAATTGTACCCTCAAGGCGGTGGACAGCATGGGCTGGACACCAGAGGACACCGTCTTCATCTCAGGGATCGGGTGCTCCTCCCGTGCACCCGGGTATATCGTCACCGACTCCCTCCATACCACCCACGGGCGGGCGATACCATTTGCCACAGGTGTGAAACTCTCCCGCCCCGACCTGCATGTGGTGGTCTTCACCGGCGACGGCGACCTCGCCGCCATCGGGGGCAACCACTTCATCCACGCCTGCCGCCGGAACATCGACCTGACGGTGGTCTGCATGAACAACTATATCTACGGCATGACCGGCGGACAGGGGAGCCCGTGCACCCCCCTGGGTTCGGTCTCCACGACGACGCCCTACGGCTGCAGCGAACCCCCCTTTGACCTCTCGGAGCTTGCGGTGGCGGCGGGTGCGAACCATGTCGCCCGCTGGACCTCCTATCATGTGCGCGAACTGACGCGGGCGGTGCAGGACGGTCTGGAGACGCCGGGCTTTTCCCTGATCGAGGCGGTGGTGCAGTGCCCCACCGGCTATGGCCGGAAGAACAAACTCAGGGAGGCGCAGGCGATGGTCGACTGGATGCGGGACCATGCCGTCCTCATCAAGAAATGGCGGCGGATGGAGGAGGAGGGCACGCCCCTCCCGCCCGACCGCTTCCCGGTGGGCGAGTTCGTGCGGCGCAGCCGACCGGCCATGGGGGTGCCGAAATGA
- a CDS encoding PKD domain-containing protein, producing the protein MPLPRFLIGWVLIALLLIPAVGALNVTAGGITVNGTDTFSEGTLASFSIPTTAEARTNVFVADDDARADITLTATGITTTKINRTNVFVADDDARADITLTTTSIATTKINRTNVFVADDDTRVNITLTTTSIATTKITRTNVFVADDDTRVNITLTGTTITTPHIPITTFFISNHDVSATETLSDPGIIEPPAPSAPVANFTASTTSGTVPLTVQFTDTSSGNPTNWSWTFGDNTTSTAQHPAHTYTAPGTYTVDLTATNAAGNDTETKSGYITVTASPAENTLSFDPAISEVAIGATSNITVVLSSVPDGLAGYNITVALSDPSVGEIVGICYPTWANMPMNSNLPTDAVYVQAVDLGGSVGSGATDVALCTLTVRGDAPGTTNLTITATKVDDTIGGRYEVTVTDATLTVQNILPFPNPAGGYFPPPTDPDGDGLYEDLDGNGFIGFNDVVIYYQNMNFIESKQPLAAFDYDGSGFVGFNDVVILYRMV; encoded by the coding sequence ATGCCCCTCCCCCGTTTTTTGATCGGTTGGGTCCTCATCGCACTCCTCCTGATCCCGGCAGTCGGAGCGCTCAATGTCACCGCCGGCGGGATCACCGTCAACGGCACCGACACCTTTTCGGAGGGGACGCTGGCGAGTTTCAGCATCCCGACCACCGCCGAGGCGCGCACCAACGTCTTCGTCGCAGATGATGACGCAAGGGCGGACATCACGCTCACCGCCACCGGGATCACCACGACGAAGATCAACAGAACAAACGTCTTCGTCGCAGATGATGACGCAAGGGCGGACATCACGCTCACCACGACCAGTATCGCCACGACGAAGATCAACAGAACAAACGTCTTCGTCGCAGACGACGACACCAGGGTGAACATCACGCTCACCACAACCAGTATCGCCACGACGAAAATCACACGAACAAACGTGTTTGTCGCAGACGACGACACCAGGGTGAACATCACGCTCACCGGGACGACGATCACGACCCCGCATATTCCCATCACGACCTTCTTCATCTCGAACCACGATGTCTCGGCAACAGAGACGCTCTCCGATCCCGGGATCATCGAACCCCCGGCACCGAGCGCACCGGTGGCGAATTTCACCGCCAGCACCACCAGTGGAACCGTTCCCCTCACCGTGCAGTTCACCGACACCTCCAGCGGGAATCCGACAAACTGGTCATGGACCTTCGGGGACAACACCACATCCACGGCGCAGCACCCGGCGCACACCTACACCGCCCCGGGCACCTACACCGTCGACCTCACCGCCACAAACGCCGCAGGCAACGACACCGAAACAAAGAGCGGCTATATCACGGTAACCGCATCACCCGCAGAGAACACCCTGTCATTCGATCCTGCAATCTCAGAAGTCGCCATCGGGGCCACATCCAACATCACCGTCGTCCTCAGCAGCGTGCCGGACGGGCTTGCCGGCTACAACATCACCGTCGCTCTGAGTGACCCATCGGTCGGCGAGATCGTCGGCATATGCTACCCGACGTGGGCAAACATGCCGATGAACAGCAATCTGCCGACCGACGCCGTCTATGTGCAGGCGGTCGACCTCGGGGGTTCGGTCGGGTCGGGCGCCACAGACGTTGCCCTCTGCACCCTGACGGTGAGAGGCGACGCCCCCGGCACCACGAACCTGACGATCACCGCCACTAAGGTGGACGACACCATCGGCGGGCGCTACGAAGTGACCGTCACGGATGCAACCCTGACCGTCCAGAACATCCTGCCCTTCCCGAACCCTGCCGGCGGCTATTTCCCGCCGCCGACCGACCCGGACGGTGACGGTCTCTACGAAGACCTCGACGGCAACGGCTTCATCGGGTTCAACGATGTGGTGATCTACTACCAGAACATGAACTTCATCGAGTCGAAACAGCCGCTTGCGGCCTTCGACTACGATGGAAGCGGGTTTGTCGGTTTCAACGACGTGGTCATACTCTACCGGATGGTGTAA